From Ramlibacter tataouinensis, the proteins below share one genomic window:
- a CDS encoding TRAP transporter large permease, which produces MTLLIIVIFIATALLSIPIAHALVLASVGGLLMIDKVPVHLAIEQMIAQTQSFPLIAIPFFMMTGALMVSGKLGQSLVNLLSMMIGRVHGGPAQVGVLSSTIFGGVSGSAVADASAIGSMLIPWLKKLGYPAPFAAGTLAAAATIDILIPPSIPMIVYALVSGASIGALFVAGILPGLLMCAGFMAVCYVQGRRRNFPRDTTPFEWDAFWRQLAHAGPALAMPVLIIIFLRFGIATPTEVSVMSTLYALVVAGVVYRDLTWAKIRHAAIEAGISTGVVLLIIMASSVVGWIVTYEQLPAEFTRYAKEVLQSPWLIILAMNLIMLATGMFIDLPAAVLLLTPMFVPLASAVGMDPVQLGIMMIVNLSIGLYHPPIGTTLFITASVAKVRIGDVVKELIPFYAVAVALLLGFAYLPWLTIR; this is translated from the coding sequence ATGACCTTGCTGATCATCGTCATCTTCATCGCCACGGCGCTGCTGTCGATCCCGATTGCCCACGCCCTGGTCCTGGCCTCGGTGGGCGGCCTGCTCATGATCGACAAGGTGCCGGTGCACCTGGCGATCGAGCAAATGATCGCCCAGACCCAGAGCTTTCCGCTGATCGCGATCCCCTTCTTCATGATGACCGGCGCGCTCATGGTCAGCGGCAAGCTCGGGCAGAGCCTGGTGAACCTGCTGTCGATGATGATCGGCCGCGTGCACGGCGGCCCGGCGCAGGTGGGCGTGCTCTCGTCCACCATCTTCGGCGGCGTCTCCGGTTCGGCAGTGGCGGACGCCTCGGCCATCGGTTCGATGCTGATCCCCTGGCTGAAAAAGCTCGGCTACCCGGCGCCCTTCGCGGCCGGCACGCTGGCGGCAGCCGCCACCATCGACATCCTGATCCCGCCGTCGATCCCCATGATCGTCTACGCCCTGGTGTCGGGCGCTTCCATCGGCGCGCTGTTCGTCGCCGGCATCCTGCCGGGCCTGCTGATGTGCGCGGGCTTCATGGCGGTGTGCTACGTGCAGGGCCGCCGGCGCAACTTCCCGCGCGACACCACGCCCTTCGAGTGGGATGCCTTCTGGCGCCAGCTCGCGCACGCGGGACCGGCGCTGGCCATGCCGGTGCTGATCATCATCTTCCTGCGCTTCGGCATCGCCACGCCGACCGAAGTGAGCGTGATGTCCACCCTCTACGCGCTGGTCGTCGCCGGTGTGGTGTACCGCGACCTCACCTGGGCCAAGATCAGGCACGCGGCGATCGAAGCCGGGATTTCCACCGGCGTAGTGCTGCTGATCATCATGGCCTCGAGCGTGGTCGGCTGGATCGTCACCTACGAGCAGCTGCCCGCGGAGTTCACGCGCTATGCCAAGGAAGTGCTGCAATCGCCCTGGCTGATCATCCTGGCGATGAACCTGATCATGCTGGCCACCGGCATGTTCATCGACCTGCCCGCCGCCGTGCTGCTGCTCACGCCGATGTTCGTCCCGCTCGCTTCGGCGGTCGGCATGGACCCGGTACAGCTGGGGATCATGATGATCGTCAACCTGTCGATCGGCCTGTATCACCCGCCGATCGGCACCACCCTCTTCATCACCGCCTCGGTCGCCAAGGTCCGCATCGGCGACGTGGTGAAGGAATTGATTCCCTTCTATGCCGTCGCCGTCGCCCTCCTGCTGGGGTTTGCCTACCTGCCCTGGCTCACGATCCGCTAA
- a CDS encoding TRAP transporter small permease has product MNPFAQFLNQCIGAACRGVLYVTLGVVFVILSANVGLRYVAGTSLATASELPELLFPWMIMAGVVLAAQHGSHIAVVILTQKLGAARRWVLAGGSLVVAFLYASLAVIAWPLAEIAADERSPILQVPGSVTVWCLMLGFALLSVVTLCKLPEVWAGSEQPHGHEEPETAAVHQGV; this is encoded by the coding sequence GTGAATCCGTTCGCCCAATTCCTCAATCAATGCATAGGCGCGGCGTGCCGCGGCGTGCTCTACGTCACGCTCGGCGTGGTGTTCGTGATCCTCAGCGCCAACGTGGGGCTGCGCTACGTGGCGGGCACCAGCCTGGCCACCGCCTCCGAGCTGCCGGAGCTGCTGTTCCCCTGGATGATCATGGCCGGCGTGGTGCTGGCCGCCCAGCACGGCTCGCACATCGCCGTGGTCATCCTCACGCAGAAGCTGGGCGCCGCGCGGCGATGGGTGCTGGCCGGCGGCTCGCTGGTGGTGGCCTTCCTCTATGCGTCGCTCGCGGTGATCGCCTGGCCGCTGGCCGAGATCGCCGCCGATGAACGCTCCCCCATCCTGCAGGTTCCCGGCTCGGTCACCGTCTGGTGCCTGATGCTGGGCTTCGCGCTGCTCAGCGTGGTGACGCTGTGCAAGCTGCCCGAGGTCTGGGCCGGGTCCGAGCAGCCGCACGGACATGAAGAGCCCGAGACCGCCGCCGTCCACCAAGGTGTCTAG
- a CDS encoding SDR family NAD(P)-dependent oxidoreductase, with protein sequence MLLADRVALITGGAGLNGLGFATARALASQGARVVIVDLESARPAEAAAQLGRGHLGLTANVTVKSDADAAVAHTVEQFGRLDILVNNAGITQPRKTVEITEGDYDAVLDVSLRGTLLFSQAAIPVMQRQRGGSIVCISSVSAQRGGGILGGPHYSAAKAGVLGLARAMARELGPDGIRVNAITPGLISTDINKDKLSAERKAEIAETIPLARLGVPADVAGAILFLASDLSGYCTGITLDVNGGMLIH encoded by the coding sequence ATGCTGCTCGCCGACCGCGTCGCCCTCATCACTGGAGGCGCCGGCCTCAACGGTCTCGGATTCGCCACTGCCCGCGCCCTGGCCTCGCAAGGCGCCCGCGTCGTCATCGTCGACCTCGAATCCGCCCGGCCGGCCGAGGCTGCCGCCCAGCTCGGGCGGGGCCACCTCGGCCTGACGGCGAACGTCACGGTGAAGTCCGACGCCGACGCCGCCGTCGCCCACACCGTCGAGCAGTTCGGCCGCCTCGACATCCTCGTGAACAACGCTGGCATCACCCAGCCGCGCAAGACGGTCGAGATCACCGAGGGCGACTACGACGCCGTGCTGGACGTCAGCCTGCGCGGCACGCTGCTGTTCTCGCAGGCGGCCATCCCCGTCATGCAACGCCAGCGCGGCGGCTCCATCGTCTGCATCTCGTCGGTGTCCGCTCAGCGCGGCGGCGGCATCCTGGGCGGCCCGCACTACTCCGCCGCGAAGGCCGGCGTGCTCGGGCTGGCGCGCGCCATGGCGCGAGAGCTGGGGCCCGACGGCATCCGCGTCAATGCCATCACCCCCGGCCTCATCAGCACCGACATCAACAAGGACAAGCTGAGCGCCGAGCGCAAGGCCGAGATCGCCGAGACCATCCCGCTCGCGCGCCTGGGCGTGCCGGCCGACGTTGCGGGCGCAATCCTGTTCCTCGCCAGCGACCTGTCCGGCTATTGCACCGGCATCACGCTCGACGTGAACGGCGGGATGCTCATCCACTGA
- a CDS encoding TRAP transporter substrate-binding protein — protein MRRRTLAIVASALLTTGGLAFAQSATKLTLGHGAAPGNPRHEAAVLFADRVKAKTNGRIEVQVAHSAQLGDDAAMVTALRTGSLDISANSQGAMANVVPEYAALGLPFLFSDVQKAWQMLDGPVGEELTKRTAAKGMVVLGYWDNGIRHVTNSKRAIKSPADIKGLKIRTPPDTMTVDIMQALGADTQQIKFAELYVALQQGVVDGQENPLANIASAKLYEVQKYLSLTGHKYEANPFVMGKRSWDRLSPGDQKIVMEAAAEATQMQRKLSKEADDKLLAELKSKGTQVETVDRKAFVEATKSVYAKWSGGPVGDFAKKVIQQAQAQ, from the coding sequence ATGCGTCGCAGAACCCTCGCCATCGTCGCCAGCGCCCTGCTCACCACCGGAGGCCTGGCTTTCGCGCAGTCGGCCACCAAACTCACTCTCGGCCACGGCGCCGCGCCGGGCAATCCACGCCATGAAGCGGCGGTGCTTTTTGCCGATCGCGTCAAGGCCAAGACCAATGGCCGCATCGAGGTGCAGGTTGCGCATTCCGCGCAGCTGGGTGACGACGCCGCCATGGTCACGGCCCTGCGCACGGGCAGCCTGGACATCTCCGCCAACAGCCAGGGCGCGATGGCCAACGTGGTGCCCGAATACGCGGCGCTCGGCCTGCCCTTCCTGTTCAGCGACGTGCAGAAGGCCTGGCAGATGCTCGACGGCCCGGTCGGCGAGGAACTGACCAAGCGCACCGCCGCCAAGGGCATGGTGGTCCTCGGCTACTGGGACAACGGCATCCGCCACGTCACCAACAGCAAGCGGGCCATCAAGTCGCCGGCCGACATCAAGGGCCTGAAGATCCGCACCCCGCCCGACACCATGACCGTGGACATCATGCAGGCGCTGGGCGCGGACACGCAGCAGATCAAGTTCGCCGAGCTCTACGTCGCGCTGCAGCAGGGCGTGGTCGACGGCCAGGAGAATCCGCTGGCCAACATCGCCTCGGCCAAGCTGTACGAGGTGCAGAAGTACCTCTCGCTGACCGGCCACAAGTACGAAGCGAATCCCTTCGTCATGGGCAAGCGCTCCTGGGACCGCCTGAGCCCGGGCGACCAGAAGATCGTCATGGAAGCCGCGGCCGAAGCCACGCAGATGCAGCGCAAGCTTTCCAAGGAGGCCGACGACAAGCTGCTGGCGGAACTGAAGTCCAAGGGCACGCAGGTCGAAACCGTGGACCGCAAGGCCTTCGTGGAGGCGACCAAGTCGGTCTACGCCAAGTGGTCGGGCGGGCCCGTCGGCGACTTCGCCAAGAAGGTGATCCAGCAAGCGCAAGCGCAGTAA
- a CDS encoding RidA family protein: MARIEHRLQELGIVLPAPLQLPAGAVLPFPWVRVVGARAVFSGHGPTDADGALAKPLGKVGADVSLDQGYVAARLTGLAILASLKRELGDLDRIACWVRIFGMVNSAPGFNKQPAVINGFTDLIVEVFGQDVGAHARSAVGMAELPFNIPVEIEGEVGLAMGSDDRP, translated from the coding sequence ATGGCCAGGATCGAACATCGGCTGCAGGAACTCGGGATCGTCCTGCCGGCTCCATTGCAGCTGCCCGCGGGCGCGGTGCTGCCCTTCCCGTGGGTGAGGGTGGTGGGCGCACGGGCCGTCTTCTCGGGCCACGGGCCGACCGATGCGGACGGCGCGCTGGCGAAGCCACTGGGCAAGGTGGGCGCCGACGTCAGCCTGGACCAGGGCTATGTGGCGGCCCGGCTCACCGGGCTGGCCATTCTTGCGAGCCTGAAGCGGGAACTGGGCGATCTCGATCGCATCGCGTGCTGGGTGCGCATCTTCGGCATGGTCAACTCCGCCCCGGGCTTCAACAAGCAGCCGGCGGTGATCAACGGTTTCACTGACCTGATCGTCGAAGTGTTCGGGCAGGACGTGGGCGCGCACGCGCGCAGCGCCGTGGGCATGGCGGAACTGCCGTTCAACATCCCGGTGGAGATCGAGGGGGAGGTCGGCCTGGCGATGGGCAGCGATGACCGACCGTGA
- a CDS encoding LysR substrate-binding domain-containing protein — MRSSFPPLSCLLAFEAAARRASFSLAANELNLTPSAVSHQIAKLEQLLDVRLFERSARNIALTEPGREYMSRVSLALDAISTATDNVRKGVRNALHLHSAPSFASLWLMPRLADFARQHPGIALSLSSSPTHSDFATGQVDLDIRYGVPNWPHLHVQPIFEERIQPMVSPAFAEQHRIETPEDLLQMPLIQSVVNVVQWGDWFRGRRVQFAPGQYAYSFDRTSMALDAAVQGLGVACDSSSIAADHLNQGRLRKLFDDRWCVKVQAHFLVCPQRHLQRPEVANFIEWIRTHAIDAEGAASGGA, encoded by the coding sequence ATGAGATCGTCGTTTCCTCCCCTGAGCTGCCTGCTGGCCTTCGAAGCGGCCGCGCGTCGCGCGAGCTTCAGCCTTGCCGCCAACGAGCTGAACCTGACGCCGTCGGCGGTGAGCCACCAGATCGCCAAGCTCGAACAGCTGCTGGATGTGCGGCTGTTCGAGCGCTCGGCGCGCAACATCGCCCTGACGGAGCCGGGGCGCGAGTACATGAGCCGGGTCTCGCTGGCACTCGACGCGATCAGCACGGCGACCGACAACGTGCGCAAGGGCGTTCGCAATGCGCTGCACCTGCATTCGGCGCCCAGCTTCGCTTCCCTTTGGCTCATGCCGCGGCTGGCCGACTTTGCGCGCCAGCATCCGGGCATCGCCCTGTCGCTGTCGTCCTCGCCGACGCATTCGGACTTCGCGACGGGCCAGGTCGACCTCGACATCCGCTACGGCGTGCCCAACTGGCCGCACCTGCACGTGCAGCCGATCTTCGAGGAGCGCATCCAGCCAATGGTCAGCCCGGCGTTCGCCGAGCAGCACCGCATCGAGACGCCCGAGGACCTGCTGCAGATGCCATTGATCCAGTCGGTGGTGAACGTCGTGCAGTGGGGCGACTGGTTCCGCGGCCGCCGGGTCCAGTTCGCGCCGGGCCAGTACGCCTACAGCTTTGATCGCACCTCGATGGCGCTCGATGCCGCCGTGCAGGGGCTGGGCGTGGCCTGCGACAGTTCATCCATCGCCGCCGACCACCTGAATCAAGGCCGCCTGCGCAAGCTGTTCGACGACCGCTGGTGCGTGAAGGTCCAGGCGCACTTCCTCGTGTGCCCGCAGCGGCACCTGCAGCGGCCCGAGGTGGCGAACTTCATCGAATGGATCCGCACGCACGCCATCGACGCGGAAGGCGCGGCTTCTGGCGGGGCTTGA
- a CDS encoding EthD family reductase, protein MIKFNVMYPPGTRFDHAYYRDKHMPMVANRLGSACLYYTIDKGLAGGAPGAPSPFLASCSIVCESVEKLQQALGPHAKEIMADIPNYTDAQPVIWISDVVVERS, encoded by the coding sequence ATGATCAAGTTCAACGTCATGTATCCCCCAGGGACACGCTTCGACCACGCCTACTACCGCGACAAGCACATGCCGATGGTGGCCAACCGCCTGGGCAGCGCCTGCCTGTACTACACGATCGACAAGGGCCTGGCCGGCGGCGCGCCGGGGGCACCGTCGCCCTTCCTGGCGTCGTGCAGCATCGTGTGCGAGTCCGTCGAGAAGCTGCAGCAGGCGCTGGGGCCGCATGCCAAGGAAATCATGGCGGACATTCCCAACTACACGGATGCGCAGCCGGTGATCTGGATCAGCGACGTGGTGGTGGAAAGAAGCTGA
- a CDS encoding DUF2277 domain-containing protein — protein sequence MCRNIKTLFNFDPPATELEIRDASLQFVRKLSGFNVPSKANEAAFERAVEEVAASARALIQSLVTSAEPRNREVEAAKAKVRAAVRFGIHS from the coding sequence ATGTGCCGCAACATCAAGACGCTCTTCAACTTCGATCCGCCCGCCACCGAACTCGAGATTCGGGACGCTTCGCTCCAGTTCGTCCGGAAGCTCAGCGGATTCAATGTTCCTTCGAAAGCCAACGAGGCCGCGTTCGAGCGGGCCGTGGAGGAAGTGGCCGCCTCTGCAAGAGCGCTCATTCAATCGCTGGTGACCTCCGCCGAACCTCGCAATCGCGAGGTCGAGGCGGCAAAGGCCAAGGTCAGGGCGGCGGTCCGGTTCGGCATTCACTCTTGA
- a CDS encoding transketolase, with protein sequence MSDSSTLSERAYRIRRYALRMGEVQGQGYIGQALGWADVLAVAYGHAMHYRPEDPQWESRDRFLLSHGHYAIAFYAALIEAGIIAEEELDTYGSDDSRLPMSGMATYTPGMEMSGGSLGQGLPIAVGMALGLRQKNNPAFVYNSMSDGELDEGSTWEAAMSASHHGLANLICLVDINNQQADGPSGKVLGFEPLADKWAAFGWHVQRVDGNDLQAVTRAFDTARALHERKPRVILFDTLMGKGVPFLEQREKNHFIRVDPPEWQQAIDFLDQSQTEGVAS encoded by the coding sequence ATGTCTGATTCATCCACTCTCTCCGAGCGCGCGTACCGCATCCGCCGCTACGCCCTGCGCATGGGCGAGGTCCAGGGCCAGGGCTACATCGGCCAAGCCCTCGGTTGGGCCGACGTGCTGGCCGTCGCCTACGGCCACGCCATGCACTACCGGCCGGAGGACCCGCAATGGGAAAGCCGCGACCGCTTCCTGCTCTCGCACGGCCACTATGCCATCGCCTTCTACGCCGCGCTGATCGAGGCCGGGATCATTGCCGAGGAAGAACTCGACACCTACGGCAGCGACGACAGCCGGCTGCCGATGTCCGGCATGGCGACCTACACGCCGGGCATGGAGATGTCGGGCGGCTCCCTGGGCCAGGGCCTCCCCATCGCCGTCGGCATGGCGCTGGGCCTGCGGCAGAAGAACAATCCCGCCTTCGTCTACAACTCGATGTCGGACGGCGAGCTCGACGAGGGCTCCACCTGGGAAGCGGCAATGTCGGCCTCGCACCATGGCCTGGCCAACCTGATCTGCCTGGTCGACATCAACAACCAGCAGGCCGACGGGCCGTCGGGCAAGGTCCTCGGCTTCGAACCTCTGGCCGACAAGTGGGCGGCCTTCGGCTGGCATGTGCAGCGCGTGGACGGCAACGACCTGCAGGCCGTGACCCGCGCCTTCGACACCGCCCGCGCCCTGCATGAGCGCAAGCCGCGGGTGATCCTGTTCGACACCCTGATGGGCAAGGGCGTGCCCTTCCTGGAGCAGCGCGAGAAGAACCACTTCATCCGCGTCGACCCGCCCGAATGGCAGCAAGCCATCGATTTCCTGGACCAATCGCAAACCGAAGGAGTCGCGTCGTGA
- a CDS encoding LysR family transcriptional regulator, whose translation MNFRQLDLNLLRVLVAVHRSGSVTAAGRALSLSQSATSNALARLRYFFQDDLFVRSPAGLQRTRLCEQLAPAVATHLLSLETLVTGMEQFDPAQSDTTWRLSLSDLGEILFLPPLASALRQRAPHTRVANVAVAATAVASALEAREIDCAVGILQPRHRGVHADLLFREQYVAVTHPDWRPGRGGAGASLSRSQLETASLVVASPTATFHSSVEDMLVKHQLADRIVLRARHFGALPELVAGSDLLAIVPAMYAASRPGLRVWKLPFAPRYEVRLVWHASTARDPAQQWFRELLNELFGREPAQARR comes from the coding sequence ATGAACTTCCGGCAACTGGACCTGAACCTGCTGCGCGTGCTGGTGGCCGTCCACCGCAGCGGCTCGGTCACGGCGGCCGGACGCGCGCTCTCGCTGTCGCAGTCGGCCACCAGCAATGCATTGGCGCGCTTGCGCTATTTCTTCCAGGATGACCTGTTCGTGCGCTCGCCCGCCGGGCTGCAGCGCACACGCCTGTGCGAGCAGTTGGCCCCTGCCGTCGCCACCCACCTGCTGTCGCTGGAAACGCTGGTCACAGGCATGGAGCAGTTCGACCCGGCGCAGAGCGACACGACCTGGCGGCTGTCACTTTCGGACCTGGGCGAGATCCTGTTCCTGCCGCCCCTGGCCTCGGCCCTGCGCCAGCGGGCCCCGCATACCCGCGTCGCGAACGTCGCCGTCGCTGCCACGGCCGTGGCCAGCGCACTGGAGGCGCGGGAGATCGACTGCGCCGTCGGCATCCTGCAGCCCCGTCACCGCGGCGTGCACGCCGACCTGCTATTCCGCGAGCAGTACGTCGCGGTCACGCATCCGGATTGGCGGCCCGGCCGGGGCGGGGCCGGTGCCTCGCTCTCGCGCAGCCAGCTCGAGACCGCCTCGCTGGTCGTCGCCTCGCCCACCGCCACCTTCCACAGCAGCGTGGAAGACATGTTGGTCAAGCACCAGCTCGCCGACCGCATCGTCCTGCGCGCGCGCCACTTCGGCGCCCTGCCCGAGCTGGTGGCTGGTTCGGACCTGTTGGCCATCGTGCCGGCCATGTACGCCGCCAGCCGGCCGGGCCTGCGCGTGTGGAAGCTGCCCTTCGCGCCGCGCTACGAGGTGCGGCTGGTGTGGCACGCCAGCACGGCGCGGGACCCGGCGCAGCAGTGGTTCCGGGAATTGCTCAATGAGTTGTTCGGGCGAGAGCCGGCGCAGGCACGACGCTAG